In one window of Dokdonia sp. PRO95 DNA:
- a CDS encoding alanine/glycine:cation symporter family protein, with amino-acid sequence MKKYLLFILSVFIPLLSFAQETQEIGIDQKIDQAFQPISDFFSAIVFFEVAGTPFVLILLVASAAFFTIYFGFPNIRFFWRAIQTVRGKYEDIEKHGAAELYGEDGIAQGQDLSKVDIEEHIENLEVDDNLAIDGDIVDTIRDESSAGEVSHFQALATAVSGTVGNGNIAGVALAIALGGPGATFWMIVCGLLGMSTKFVECTLGVQFRDVGEDGTVYGGPMYYLTKGLKARGFATIGKIAAVIFAIFCIGGSFGGGNAAQSNQATIVLKEMFNMTSAASGFIVGIVLAVIVGIIIIGGIKRIAQVTEKVVPFMAIMYVVACLYIILSNFSLIDDAIGLIVKEAFNPTAIGVGGFIGVLLVGFKRAAFSNEAGAGSASIAHSAVRTKYSASEGLVALLEPFIDTVLICTMTALVIIIFNFSGAFQYGGDGLGAVMIDGESFEGAGITAKAFAEYIPYSDVFLTIAVVLFAVSTMISWSYYGLQSWKFLFGRGKVADLVYKLLFLTFVVVGASASMNSIWAFSDAMIFAMVFPNMVGLFFLFPVVKKQLTRYLNAIKLKEQAIE; translated from the coding sequence ATGAAGAAATACCTTTTATTCATTCTTTCTGTTTTTATTCCCCTTCTTTCTTTTGCGCAAGAAACTCAAGAAATAGGAATTGACCAGAAAATTGACCAAGCATTTCAACCAATTTCAGATTTCTTTTCGGCGATTGTATTTTTTGAAGTTGCAGGAACACCTTTTGTTCTTATTTTATTAGTGGCGAGTGCCGCTTTTTTTACGATTTATTTTGGATTCCCAAACATCCGTTTCTTCTGGAGAGCAATCCAGACAGTACGTGGTAAATATGAAGATATTGAAAAGCATGGAGCTGCAGAGCTTTATGGTGAAGATGGTATTGCTCAAGGGCAAGACTTATCAAAAGTTGATATAGAGGAGCATATAGAAAATCTAGAGGTAGATGATAATCTAGCAATAGATGGAGATATCGTAGACACTATTAGAGATGAAAGCTCTGCTGGTGAAGTTTCTCACTTCCAAGCACTAGCTACTGCAGTATCTGGTACAGTAGGTAATGGTAACATTGCCGGTGTTGCACTTGCTATCGCATTAGGTGGTCCGGGAGCTACTTTCTGGATGATTGTTTGTGGTCTTCTTGGAATGTCTACAAAATTCGTAGAATGTACGCTAGGTGTTCAATTTAGAGATGTAGGTGAAGATGGGACAGTATACGGAGGGCCTATGTACTACCTAACTAAAGGTTTAAAAGCAAGAGGATTTGCTACTATAGGAAAGATTGCAGCTGTAATATTTGCTATTTTCTGTATAGGTGGTTCTTTTGGAGGTGGTAACGCAGCTCAATCTAACCAAGCAACTATTGTTCTTAAAGAAATGTTCAATATGACAAGTGCTGCCTCAGGATTTATTGTTGGTATTGTACTAGCCGTGATTGTAGGTATTATCATCATAGGTGGTATAAAGCGTATTGCTCAGGTTACAGAAAAAGTAGTTCCTTTTATGGCAATTATGTATGTGGTTGCATGTCTATATATTATACTAAGTAACTTTAGCCTTATTGATGATGCTATCGGACTTATTGTAAAAGAAGCATTTAATCCTACGGCTATTGGTGTAGGAGGATTCATAGGGGTGTTACTTGTAGGTTTTAAAAGAGCGGCTTTTTCTAATGAAGCTGGAGCGGGATCTGCATCTATTGCACACTCTGCAGTACGTACTAAGTACTCAGCAAGTGAAGGTCTAGTAGCGTTACTAGAGCCATTTATTGATACAGTACTTATCTGTACGATGACGGCACTTGTAATTATTATTTTCAACTTTAGCGGAGCATTCCAATACGGTGGTGATGGATTAGGAGCTGTAATGATAGATGGAGAATCTTTTGAAGGGGCTGGTATTACTGCCAAGGCTTTTGCGGAATATATTCCTTATTCTGACGTATTCTTGACAATCGCAGTAGTTCTATTTGCGGTGTCAACTATGATATCATGGTCTTATTACGGACTACAATCTTGGAAATTCCTTTTTGGACGTGGTAAGGTTGCGGATCTAGTTTACAAATTGTTATTCTTAACGTTTGTAGTTGTGGGAGCATCTGCAAGTATGAACTCCATATGGGCTTTCTCTGATGCAATGATTTTTGCAATGGTTTTCCCTAACATGGTAGGACTATTCTTCCTATTCCCTGTTGTTAAAAAGCAATTAACTAGATACCTTAACGCTATAAAGCTTAAGGAGCAGGCTATAGAGTAA
- a CDS encoding helix-hairpin-helix domain-containing protein, with translation MKTLKSHFIYDRRKRNGIFFFIAIIIACTATVIFYPSEADVQISQEEDLEVLAFQKEIDSLKLVEIEKRKPKIFPFNPTLLTDFNGYKLGMTTEEIDRVLRFRESGKWFDSAIQFQKVSGVSDSLLGVLEPYFKWPKWIEEQKHTPKKKFNSKRKWKTAEEKGDLNSVTFEKLLAIKGVDDNAASKVLRHLGKTGGYQVDFQIYSVFGVDKSIKRAILDEYTVKEKPAIVPVNVNTATASDLSTVPLLNFDLAKEIVDYRILREGVKSIEELKNLDGMTDFKYDIISLYLHID, from the coding sequence ATGAAAACTTTAAAATCCCATTTCATTTACGATAGGCGTAAAAGAAATGGGATTTTCTTTTTTATAGCAATAATCATTGCTTGTACTGCTACGGTAATTTTTTATCCATCAGAAGCAGATGTACAAATATCTCAAGAAGAAGATCTAGAGGTTTTGGCATTTCAGAAGGAAATAGACTCCCTTAAGCTGGTAGAGATTGAAAAACGTAAGCCTAAAATTTTTCCTTTCAATCCTACATTACTGACGGACTTCAACGGTTATAAACTTGGTATGACCACAGAGGAGATAGATAGAGTGTTACGCTTTCGCGAAAGCGGAAAATGGTTTGACTCCGCCATTCAGTTTCAAAAAGTATCTGGTGTTTCAGATTCTTTGCTAGGTGTTCTAGAGCCCTACTTTAAATGGCCGAAATGGATTGAAGAGCAAAAACATACCCCAAAAAAGAAGTTTAACTCTAAAAGAAAATGGAAAACTGCCGAAGAAAAAGGTGATCTTAATAGTGTAACTTTTGAAAAATTACTTGCTATTAAAGGAGTGGATGACAATGCAGCGAGCAAAGTACTTAGGCATCTCGGCAAAACCGGTGGTTATCAGGTGGATTTTCAGATTTACAGTGTTTTTGGTGTTGACAAAAGTATAAAGCGCGCAATCCTTGATGAATACACGGTAAAAGAAAAACCTGCTATTGTGCCAGTAAATGTTAATACTGCGACCGCATCAGACTTATCTACGGTTCCTCTGCTTAATTTTGACTTAGCCAAAGAGATAGTAGATTATCGAATTCTCAGAGAAGGTGTCAAATCAATAGAAGAATTGAAAAATTTGGATGGTATGACAGACTTTAAATATGATATAATAAGTTTATATTTACATATTGATTGA
- a CDS encoding potassium channel protein: MNLFSFFKNKIYLAIVLLVTTLLLGVVGYRFIADYNWVDAVYMTVITITTVGFGEVIPLTPEAKIFTVILILLSVVIVGYALTVISEYIISKSSYKDLIHKKVQQEIDKMTDHIIVCGYGRNGQEAVQKLMAYNKQFVVIEMDLDVIERYEMDKNIHFVYGNANEDEILEKAGISRASALLCALPEDADNLFIVLSARQLNSKLKIISRATAEASQKKLKLAGADNVIMPDKIGGDHMASLVVVPDLIEFLDNLSVVGEEDSINVEEISFDQICADGKEASIKEIDLRYKTGCTIIGYRSPSGKYIVNPEADMRLEKESKLIVIGRPEQIKRLHETFGI; this comes from the coding sequence ATGAATTTGTTTTCCTTTTTTAAGAATAAAATTTATCTAGCCATAGTACTTCTAGTAACTACGTTACTTTTAGGGGTTGTTGGCTATCGTTTTATAGCAGACTATAATTGGGTAGATGCTGTATATATGACAGTGATTACAATTACGACTGTAGGTTTTGGCGAAGTGATTCCGCTCACGCCCGAAGCAAAAATCTTTACAGTGATACTTATTCTATTAAGTGTGGTGATTGTGGGTTATGCTTTGACGGTTATCTCAGAGTATATAATAAGTAAGAGTTCTTATAAAGATTTAATACATAAAAAGGTGCAGCAAGAAATCGATAAAATGACAGATCACATTATTGTTTGTGGTTATGGCCGTAATGGGCAAGAAGCCGTGCAAAAACTCATGGCTTATAATAAGCAGTTTGTGGTTATAGAGATGGATCTAGATGTTATAGAGCGTTATGAGATGGATAAGAATATTCATTTTGTTTATGGTAATGCAAATGAAGATGAAATTCTAGAAAAAGCTGGGATCTCAAGAGCTTCTGCGCTTTTATGTGCTTTACCTGAGGATGCAGATAACCTTTTTATTGTACTCAGTGCTCGCCAGCTCAACAGTAAACTCAAGATTATAAGTCGTGCAACTGCCGAGGCGTCACAGAAGAAACTCAAACTTGCGGGTGCAGATAATGTAATCATGCCTGATAAAATAGGTGGTGATCATATGGCATCACTTGTAGTTGTACCTGATCTTATCGAATTTTTAGATAATTTATCAGTCGTAGGTGAGGAAGATAGCATCAATGTAGAAGAAATAAGCTTTGACCAAATCTGTGCAGATGGAAAAGAGGCTAGTATTAAAGAAATTGATTTACGCTATAAAACTGGTTGTACCATCATAGGATATAGATCCCCGTCAGGGAAGTATATTGTTAATCCAGAAGCAGATATGCGACTTGAGAAGGAGTCAAAATTAATAGTGATAGGGCGTCCTGAGCAAATCAAAAGATTGCATGAGACTTTTGGTATTTAA